One part of the Flavobacterium johnsoniae UW101 genome encodes these proteins:
- a CDS encoding RagB/SusD family nutrient uptake outer membrane protein: MKNTYLYIFFLGLLSLGSCSLETEPLTPIDTSFYKTKNDAYVALVGCYDGLQVATGGAGLGVPVVSEVMSDDCFGGTGNSDGYNYAAIDEFDISRSPGDVDLLNNNWVAYYKAIYRCNMLLSKMDQIEWDGDTALRNTYESETKFIRAYLYFEMARLWGSVPLLTAPSSENVPQATPEEIYKLIAEDLVFASTNLPTEAYNVKPNGRVTKWAAKSLLGRVYLYYTGYYAKNDLAGVVTKTQALGHLEDVIASSGHGLVDDFATLWPAASVEKYAGEANREFVFSIKYTYTSDYNGNTDGNQWMVMFGMREFSSYPYGRGWGVTVNAKLWNAFSATDTRRAASIIGIDEEKIKFDKKNSQREYTGYYNKKYSPMVDKNGVDLPITLGSQFWDISQFQDYVVLRYSDVLLMAAELGSGNAQAYFDAVRKRAYKDNFVSSPATIDNIMNERRLEFALEGIRYYDLLRQGIGKASSSIAESTTLLSGGVAGTKTITAAKIQETKGLTQIPNTQITLSGGVLKQNAGW; encoded by the coding sequence ATGAAAAATACCTATTTATATATTTTCTTTTTGGGTTTATTGTCTCTAGGTTCTTGCAGTTTAGAAACAGAGCCGTTAACACCAATAGATACAAGTTTTTATAAAACAAAAAATGATGCTTATGTAGCATTAGTAGGCTGTTATGACGGATTACAAGTGGCAACAGGAGGAGCAGGTCTTGGAGTTCCGGTAGTAAGTGAAGTAATGTCTGATGATTGTTTTGGAGGAACCGGAAATTCTGATGGCTACAATTATGCCGCTATAGATGAGTTTGATATTTCACGCTCTCCTGGAGATGTTGATTTGCTTAATAACAATTGGGTAGCTTATTACAAAGCGATTTACCGATGCAATATGCTGTTATCTAAAATGGATCAGATTGAATGGGATGGAGATACAGCTTTAAGAAATACATACGAGTCTGAAACTAAATTTATCAGAGCATACCTTTATTTTGAAATGGCTCGTTTATGGGGAAGCGTTCCTTTATTGACAGCACCTTCTTCTGAAAATGTTCCTCAGGCAACACCTGAAGAAATTTATAAACTAATTGCTGAAGATTTGGTATTTGCTTCAACCAATCTGCCTACAGAAGCTTATAACGTTAAACCAAACGGACGCGTTACAAAATGGGCAGCAAAATCTTTATTAGGACGTGTTTATCTGTATTACACAGGATATTATGCAAAAAATGACTTAGCTGGCGTAGTTACAAAAACTCAGGCTTTAGGTCATTTAGAAGATGTTATAGCCTCAAGTGGTCATGGTTTAGTAGATGATTTTGCGACTTTATGGCCGGCAGCTTCAGTAGAAAAATATGCAGGTGAAGCCAATAGAGAATTTGTGTTTTCTATAAAATATACTTACACAAGTGATTATAACGGAAATACAGACGGTAATCAATGGATGGTAATGTTTGGAATGAGAGAATTTTCATCTTATCCTTATGGCCGCGGCTGGGGAGTTACTGTAAATGCAAAGTTATGGAATGCTTTCAGTGCTACAGATACAAGACGTGCAGCTAGTATAATTGGAATTGATGAAGAAAAAATAAAATTTGATAAAAAGAACAGCCAGAGAGAATATACAGGTTATTACAACAAAAAATATTCACCAATGGTAGACAAAAACGGAGTAGATCTTCCAATTACTTTGGGAAGCCAGTTTTGGGATATCAGTCAGTTTCAGGATTATGTAGTATTAAGATATTCTGATGTTTTATTGATGGCAGCAGAATTAGGAAGCGGTAATGCACAGGCATATTTTGATGCTGTTAGAAAAAGAGCCTACAAAGATAATTTTGTATCATCGCCTGCCACTATTGATAATATTATGAATGAGAGACGTTTAGAGTTTGCTCTTGAAGGTATAAGATATTATGATTTATTACGCCAAGGTATCGGAAAAGCATCTTCAAGTATTGCAGAATCAACGACATTATTGAGCGGAGGAGTTGCGGGAACAAAAACAATTACGGCAGCTAAGATTCAGGAAACAAAAGGGCTTACTCAAATTCCGAATACGCAGATCACATTATCCGGAGGAGTTTTAAAACAAAATGCCGGTTGGTAA